The Sorex araneus isolate mSorAra2 chromosome 5, mSorAra2.pri, whole genome shotgun sequence genome has a segment encoding these proteins:
- the TMEM51 gene encoding transmembrane protein 51 → MAQSKANGSHYALTAIGLGMLVLGVIMAMWNLVPGFGSAEKPTAQGSNKTEIGSGILKSKTFSVAYVLVGAGVMLLLLSICLSIRDKRKQRQGEEMAHIQRQQGVEPRAQEDSQEEEEEEDVSSRYYVPSYEEVMNTNYSEARAVDQNPRMSVSLPSYESLTGLDETSPTTTRTEGETSRGNPPERQNSKLGKRLKPLKVRRIKSEKLHLKDFRINLPDKNVPPPSIEPLTPPPQYDEVQDKAPDIRPPD, encoded by the exons ATGGCCCAGTCCAAGGCCAACGGCTCACACTATGCACTGACCGCCATCGGCCTGGGGATGCTGGTCCTCGGGGTCATCATGGCTATGTGGAACCTGGTACCCGGGTTCGGCTCCGCTGAGAAGCCGACAGCTCAGGGGAGCAACAAGACCGAGATTGGCAGCGGCATCCTCAAGAGCAAGACCTTCTCTGTGGCCTACGTGCTGGTCGGGGCAGGagtgatgctgctgctgctgtccaTCTGCCTCAGCATCCGGGACAAGAGGAAACAGCGGCAAGGAGAGGAGATGGCACACATCCAGCGCCAGCAGGGGGTCGAGCCCCGGGCCCAGGAGGACAG ccaggaggaggaagaggaggaggatgtctCCTCCAGGTACTACGTCCCCAGCTACGAGGAAGTGATGAACACGAACTACTCGGAGGCCAGGGCAGTGGACCAGAACCCCAGGATGAGcgtctctctcccctcctacGAGTCCTTGACGGGGCTAGACGAGAcgagccccaccaccaccagaacCGAGGGGGAGACCAGCCGGGGGAACCCGCCCGAGAGGCAGAACTCCAAGCTGGGCAAACGCCTGAAGCCACTGAAAGTGCGAAGGATTAAATCTGAGAAGCTTCACCTCAAAGACTTTAGGATCAACCTCCCAGATAAAAacgtccctcccccctccatcgaGCCCCTGACTCCCCCGCCGCAGTACGACGAAGTCCAGGACAAGGCCCCCGACATACGGCCACCTGACTGA